A genomic window from Canis lupus dingo isolate Sandy chromosome 13, ASM325472v2, whole genome shotgun sequence includes:
- the RRM2B gene encoding ribonucleoside-diphosphate reductase subunit M2 B isoform X5 — protein MYKQAQASFWTAEEVDLSKDLPHWNKLKSDEKYFISHILAFFAASDGIVNENLVERFSQEVQVPEARCFYGFQILIENVHSEMYSLLIDTYIRDPKKREFLFNAIETMPYVKKKADWALRWIEDRKSTFGERVVAFAAVEGIFFSGSFAAIFWLKKRGLMPGLTFSNELISRDEGLHCDFACLMFQYLVNKPSEERVREIIVNAVEIEQEFLTEALPVGLIGMNCVLMKQYIEFVADRLLVELGFSKGSPGDAAVYRCRSPGRDPGDPGWSPMSASLHGACFFLCLCLCLSLSLSVFL, from the exons ATGTATAAACAGGCACAGGCATCTTTCTGGACTGCAGAAGAG gttgacTTATCAAAGGATCTCCCTCACTGGAACAAGCTTAAATCAGATGAGAAGTATTTTATCTCTCACATATTAGCCTTTTTTGCAGCCAGTGATGGAATCGTGAATGAAAATTtg GTGGAGCGCTTTAGTCAGGAGGTACAGGTTCCAGAGGCTCGCTGTTTCTATGGCTTTCAAATTCTCATCGAGAATGTCCACTCAGAGATGTACAGTTTGCTAATAGACACTTACATCAGAGATCCCAAGAAAAG ggaatttttatttaatgcaatTGAAACAATGCCATATGTTAAGAAAAAAGCAGATTGGGCCTTACGATGGATAGAAGATAGAAAATCTACTTTTG GGGAAAGAGTCGTGGCTTTTGCTGCTGTAGAAGGGATTTTCTTCTCTGGATCTTTTGCTGCTATATTCTGGCTAAAGAAAAGAGGTCTCATGCCTGGACTCACTTTTTCCAATGAACTCATCAGCAGAGATGAA ggGCTTCACTGTGACTTTGCTTGCCTGATGTTTCAATACTTAGTAAATAAACCTTCAGAAGAAAGGGTCAGGGAGATCATTGTTAATGCTGTTGAAATTGAGCAG GAGTTTTTAACGGAAGCCTTGCCAGTTGGCCTCATTGGAATGAATTGTGTTTTGATGAAACAGTATATTGAGTTTGTAGCTGACAGATTACTTGTGGAACTTGGATTCTCAAAG ggcagccccggtgacgcagcAGTTTATCGCTGccgcagcccagggcgtgatcctggagaccctggatggagtcccatgtcagcctctctgcatggagcctgcttcttcctctgcctgtgtctctgcctctctctctctctctctgtgtttctatga
- the RRM2B gene encoding ribonucleoside-diphosphate reductase subunit M2 B isoform X3 translates to MGDPERPEAARPEPDERLSSDTNENEVKSDEEPLLRKSSRRFVIFPIQYPDIWKMYKQAQASFWTAEEVDLSKDLPHWNKLKSDEKYFISHILAFFAASDGIVNENLVERFSQEVQVPEARCFYGFQILIENVHSEMYSLLIDTYIRDPKKREFLFNAIETMPYVKKKADWALRWIEDRKSTFGERVVAFAAVEGIFFSGSFAAIFWLKKRGLMPGLTFSNELISRDEGLHCDFACLMFQYLVNKPSEERVREIIVNAVEIEQEFLTEALPVGLIGMNCVLMKQYIEFVADRLLVELGFSKLN, encoded by the exons agGTTATCTTCAGATACCAATGAAAATGAAGTGAAATCAGATGAAGAGCCACTCCTACGAAAGAGTTCTCGCCGATTTGTCATCTTTCCAATTCAATACCCTGATATTTGGAAAATGTATAAACAGGCACAGGCATCTTTCTGGACTGCAGAAGAG gttgacTTATCAAAGGATCTCCCTCACTGGAACAAGCTTAAATCAGATGAGAAGTATTTTATCTCTCACATATTAGCCTTTTTTGCAGCCAGTGATGGAATCGTGAATGAAAATTtg GTGGAGCGCTTTAGTCAGGAGGTACAGGTTCCAGAGGCTCGCTGTTTCTATGGCTTTCAAATTCTCATCGAGAATGTCCACTCAGAGATGTACAGTTTGCTAATAGACACTTACATCAGAGATCCCAAGAAAAG ggaatttttatttaatgcaatTGAAACAATGCCATATGTTAAGAAAAAAGCAGATTGGGCCTTACGATGGATAGAAGATAGAAAATCTACTTTTG GGGAAAGAGTCGTGGCTTTTGCTGCTGTAGAAGGGATTTTCTTCTCTGGATCTTTTGCTGCTATATTCTGGCTAAAGAAAAGAGGTCTCATGCCTGGACTCACTTTTTCCAATGAACTCATCAGCAGAGATGAA ggGCTTCACTGTGACTTTGCTTGCCTGATGTTTCAATACTTAGTAAATAAACCTTCAGAAGAAAGGGTCAGGGAGATCATTGTTAATGCTGTTGAAATTGAGCAG GAGTTTTTAACGGAAGCCTTGCCAGTTGGCCTCATTGGAATGAATTGTGTTTTGATGAAACAGTATATTGAGTTTGTAGCTGACAGATTACTTGTGGAACTTGGATTCTCAAAG CTAAATTGA
- the RRM2B gene encoding ribonucleoside-diphosphate reductase subunit M2 B isoform X2, whose amino-acid sequence MGDPERPEAARPEPDERLSSDTNENEVKSDEEPLLRKSSRRFVIFPIQYPDIWKMYKQAQASFWTAEEVDLSKDLPHWNKLKSDEKYFISHILAFFAASDGIVNENLVERFSQEVQVPEARCFYGFQILIENVHSEMYSLLIDTYIRDPKKREFLFNAIETMPYVKKKADWALRWIEDRKSTFGERVVAFAAVEGIFFSGSFAAIFWLKKRGLMPGLTFSNELISRDEGLHCDFACLMFQYLVNKPSEERVREIIVNAVEIEQEFLTEALPVGLIGMNCVLMKQYIEFVADRLLVELGFSKVFQAENPFDFMENISLEGKTNFFEKRVAEYQRFAVMAETTDNVFTLDADF is encoded by the exons agGTTATCTTCAGATACCAATGAAAATGAAGTGAAATCAGATGAAGAGCCACTCCTACGAAAGAGTTCTCGCCGATTTGTCATCTTTCCAATTCAATACCCTGATATTTGGAAAATGTATAAACAGGCACAGGCATCTTTCTGGACTGCAGAAGAG gttgacTTATCAAAGGATCTCCCTCACTGGAACAAGCTTAAATCAGATGAGAAGTATTTTATCTCTCACATATTAGCCTTTTTTGCAGCCAGTGATGGAATCGTGAATGAAAATTtg GTGGAGCGCTTTAGTCAGGAGGTACAGGTTCCAGAGGCTCGCTGTTTCTATGGCTTTCAAATTCTCATCGAGAATGTCCACTCAGAGATGTACAGTTTGCTAATAGACACTTACATCAGAGATCCCAAGAAAAG ggaatttttatttaatgcaatTGAAACAATGCCATATGTTAAGAAAAAAGCAGATTGGGCCTTACGATGGATAGAAGATAGAAAATCTACTTTTG GGGAAAGAGTCGTGGCTTTTGCTGCTGTAGAAGGGATTTTCTTCTCTGGATCTTTTGCTGCTATATTCTGGCTAAAGAAAAGAGGTCTCATGCCTGGACTCACTTTTTCCAATGAACTCATCAGCAGAGATGAA ggGCTTCACTGTGACTTTGCTTGCCTGATGTTTCAATACTTAGTAAATAAACCTTCAGAAGAAAGGGTCAGGGAGATCATTGTTAATGCTGTTGAAATTGAGCAG GAGTTTTTAACGGAAGCCTTGCCAGTTGGCCTCATTGGAATGAATTGTGTTTTGATGAAACAGTATATTGAGTTTGTAGCTGACAGATTACTTGTGGAACTTGGATTCTCAAAG gttttccaGGCAGAAAATCCCTTTGATTTTATGGAAAACATTTCTTTAGAAGGGAAAACTAATTTCTTTGAGAAACGAGTTGCAGAGTATCAACGTTTTGCGGTTATGGCAGAAACTACAGATAATGTCTTCACCTTGgatgcagatttttaa
- the RRM2B gene encoding ribonucleoside-diphosphate reductase subunit M2 B isoform X4, protein MGDPERPEAARPEPDERLSSDTNENEVKSDEEPLLRKSSRRFVIFPIQYPDIWKMYKQAQASFWTAEEVDLSKDLPHWNKLKSDEKYFISHILAFFAASDGIVNENLVERFSQEVQVPEARCFYGFQILIENVHSEMYSLLIDTYIRDPKKREFLFNAIETMPYVKKKADWALRWIEDRKSTFGERVVAFAAVEGIFFSGSFAAIFWLKKRGLMPGLTFSNELISRDEGLHCDFACLMFQYLVNKPSEERVREIIVNAVEIEQEFLTEALPVGLIGMNCVLMKQYIEFVADRLLVELGFSKI, encoded by the exons agGTTATCTTCAGATACCAATGAAAATGAAGTGAAATCAGATGAAGAGCCACTCCTACGAAAGAGTTCTCGCCGATTTGTCATCTTTCCAATTCAATACCCTGATATTTGGAAAATGTATAAACAGGCACAGGCATCTTTCTGGACTGCAGAAGAG gttgacTTATCAAAGGATCTCCCTCACTGGAACAAGCTTAAATCAGATGAGAAGTATTTTATCTCTCACATATTAGCCTTTTTTGCAGCCAGTGATGGAATCGTGAATGAAAATTtg GTGGAGCGCTTTAGTCAGGAGGTACAGGTTCCAGAGGCTCGCTGTTTCTATGGCTTTCAAATTCTCATCGAGAATGTCCACTCAGAGATGTACAGTTTGCTAATAGACACTTACATCAGAGATCCCAAGAAAAG ggaatttttatttaatgcaatTGAAACAATGCCATATGTTAAGAAAAAAGCAGATTGGGCCTTACGATGGATAGAAGATAGAAAATCTACTTTTG GGGAAAGAGTCGTGGCTTTTGCTGCTGTAGAAGGGATTTTCTTCTCTGGATCTTTTGCTGCTATATTCTGGCTAAAGAAAAGAGGTCTCATGCCTGGACTCACTTTTTCCAATGAACTCATCAGCAGAGATGAA ggGCTTCACTGTGACTTTGCTTGCCTGATGTTTCAATACTTAGTAAATAAACCTTCAGAAGAAAGGGTCAGGGAGATCATTGTTAATGCTGTTGAAATTGAGCAG GAGTTTTTAACGGAAGCCTTGCCAGTTGGCCTCATTGGAATGAATTGTGTTTTGATGAAACAGTATATTGAGTTTGTAGCTGACAGATTACTTGTGGAACTTGGATTCTCAAAG
- the RRM2B gene encoding ribonucleoside-diphosphate reductase subunit M2 B isoform X1, whose amino-acid sequence MGDPERPEAARPEPDERLSSDTNENEVKSDEEPLLRKSSRRFVIFPIQYPDIWKMYKQAQASFWTAEEVDLSKDLPHWNKLKSDEKYFISHILAFFAASDGIVNENLVERFSQEVQVPEARCFYGFQILIENVHSEMYSLLIDTYIRDPKKREFLFNAIETMPYVKKKADWALRWIEDRKSTFGERVVAFAAVEGIFFSGSFAAIFWLKKRGLMPGLTFSNELISRDEGLHCDFACLMFQYLVNKPSEERVREIIVNAVEIEQEFLTEALPVGLIGMNCVLMKQYIEFVADRLLVELGFSKGSPGDAAVYRCRSPGRDPGDPGWSPMSASLHGACFFLCLCLCLSLSLSVFL is encoded by the exons agGTTATCTTCAGATACCAATGAAAATGAAGTGAAATCAGATGAAGAGCCACTCCTACGAAAGAGTTCTCGCCGATTTGTCATCTTTCCAATTCAATACCCTGATATTTGGAAAATGTATAAACAGGCACAGGCATCTTTCTGGACTGCAGAAGAG gttgacTTATCAAAGGATCTCCCTCACTGGAACAAGCTTAAATCAGATGAGAAGTATTTTATCTCTCACATATTAGCCTTTTTTGCAGCCAGTGATGGAATCGTGAATGAAAATTtg GTGGAGCGCTTTAGTCAGGAGGTACAGGTTCCAGAGGCTCGCTGTTTCTATGGCTTTCAAATTCTCATCGAGAATGTCCACTCAGAGATGTACAGTTTGCTAATAGACACTTACATCAGAGATCCCAAGAAAAG ggaatttttatttaatgcaatTGAAACAATGCCATATGTTAAGAAAAAAGCAGATTGGGCCTTACGATGGATAGAAGATAGAAAATCTACTTTTG GGGAAAGAGTCGTGGCTTTTGCTGCTGTAGAAGGGATTTTCTTCTCTGGATCTTTTGCTGCTATATTCTGGCTAAAGAAAAGAGGTCTCATGCCTGGACTCACTTTTTCCAATGAACTCATCAGCAGAGATGAA ggGCTTCACTGTGACTTTGCTTGCCTGATGTTTCAATACTTAGTAAATAAACCTTCAGAAGAAAGGGTCAGGGAGATCATTGTTAATGCTGTTGAAATTGAGCAG GAGTTTTTAACGGAAGCCTTGCCAGTTGGCCTCATTGGAATGAATTGTGTTTTGATGAAACAGTATATTGAGTTTGTAGCTGACAGATTACTTGTGGAACTTGGATTCTCAAAG ggcagccccggtgacgcagcAGTTTATCGCTGccgcagcccagggcgtgatcctggagaccctggatggagtcccatgtcagcctctctgcatggagcctgcttcttcctctgcctgtgtctctgcctctctctctctctctctgtgtttctatga